From Thermomonas sp. XSG, one genomic window encodes:
- a CDS encoding DUF2388 domain-containing protein, with translation MSKSFLPIVLLLAAAPACAGSFASSASSAGSATSGSISGDDKVVLQARADAAAFVASDGGIRGARLEAALRLLRERRADARAASDMQLAQAILAR, from the coding sequence ATGTCGAAATCCTTCCTGCCCATCGTCCTGCTGCTCGCGGCCGCCCCGGCCTGTGCCGGCAGTTTTGCTTCCAGCGCTTCTTCCGCTGGCTCGGCGACCTCCGGCAGCATCTCCGGCGACGACAAGGTGGTGCTGCAGGCACGTGCGGATGCTGCAGCCTTCGTCGCCAGTGACGGCGGCATCCGCGGTGCGCGCCTGGAGGCGGCCCTGCGGCTGCTGCGTGAGCGCCGTGCCGATGCGCGCGCTGCCAGCGACATGCAGCTGGCGCAGGCCATCCTGGCCCGGTGA
- a CDS encoding NUDIX hydrolase has protein sequence MDAALQAALEGYAGRWPEEAATVALFCELLADAEDPFRRERLAGHFTASCWLVDRSGTRVLLTHHRKLGLWLQLGGHADGQRELPMAALREAEEESGLAGLRVSDAIFDLDRHWIPEHKSVPAHWHYDVRYVVHAGEDEAYTISEESLDLAWRRINELAADPATDASVRRMAGKWLARG, from the coding sequence ATGGACGCAGCCCTGCAAGCGGCGCTGGAAGGTTATGCCGGACGCTGGCCGGAGGAAGCTGCCACCGTCGCGCTGTTCTGCGAACTGCTGGCCGATGCCGAAGATCCGTTCCGCCGCGAGCGCCTTGCGGGTCATTTCACCGCTTCGTGCTGGCTGGTGGACCGCAGCGGAACGCGCGTGCTGCTGACCCACCATCGCAAGCTGGGCCTGTGGCTGCAGCTGGGCGGGCACGCCGATGGCCAGCGCGAACTGCCGATGGCGGCGCTGCGCGAGGCGGAGGAGGAATCCGGGCTGGCCGGCCTGCGCGTCAGCGATGCGATCTTCGACCTCGACCGCCACTGGATCCCCGAACACAAGTCCGTGCCTGCGCACTGGCATTACGACGTGCGCTACGTGGTGCATGCCGGCGAGGACGAGGCCTACACCATCAGCGAGGAATCGCTGGACCTGGCCTGGCGCCGCATCAACGAACTGGCGGCCGACCCGGCGACGGATGCATCGGTACGGCGGATGGCGGGGAAGTGGCTGGCGCGCGGCTGA
- a CDS encoding amino acid permease: MLFQRIKPLDKILETAEKKALTRQLGAFQLTMLGIGAIIGTGIFVLTAEAGQKAGPAMMLAFVIAAVVCALAALAYSELASMVPVAGSAYTYTYAVMGEAIAWTVGWALVLEYAVAAGAVAVGWSGYMNGLLASAGMELPMALKTGPMDGGAFNILAFTIALVITGLLVIGTSKSAKVNAVLVLIKVVALTAFIIIAVPAAQDANFKPFFPTGWGSPMGGIGVLGAAASIFFAYVGFDAVSTAAEETKNPNRNIPIGLIGSLLVCTIFYMLVGYGAVGAIGSQPMLDANGVAFHPGTPQMAAACAGSDALVCSKEPLAHVLKVMGFAGWGNAIGLAAALALPSVVLMMIYGQTRIFFTMSRDGLLPEALSKVHPKFRTPHVVTMVTGVFVALFAAMFPVGILADISNSGTLFAFIAVSLGVLILRKRDPQRHRPFRTPMAWVVCPLAIAGCLLLFLNLSLYTIAMFLGWAVIGLIVYALYGYRHSDLARGITGPEGGNTMEAEPKFHEGPQA; the protein is encoded by the coding sequence ATGCTGTTCCAGCGAATCAAGCCACTCGACAAGATCCTCGAGACGGCAGAGAAGAAAGCCCTCACGCGCCAGCTGGGCGCCTTCCAGCTGACCATGCTCGGCATCGGCGCCATCATCGGCACCGGCATCTTCGTGCTGACCGCCGAAGCGGGCCAGAAGGCCGGCCCGGCGATGATGCTGGCGTTCGTGATCGCAGCGGTGGTGTGCGCGCTGGCCGCGCTGGCCTACTCCGAGCTCGCCTCGATGGTGCCGGTGGCCGGCTCCGCCTACACCTATACCTATGCGGTGATGGGCGAGGCGATCGCCTGGACCGTGGGCTGGGCGCTGGTGCTGGAGTACGCGGTGGCCGCCGGCGCGGTGGCGGTGGGCTGGTCCGGCTACATGAACGGCCTGCTGGCCAGCGCCGGAATGGAGCTGCCGATGGCGCTCAAGACCGGTCCGATGGACGGTGGCGCGTTCAACATCCTGGCGTTCACCATCGCGCTGGTGATCACCGGCCTGCTGGTGATCGGCACCTCCAAGTCGGCCAAGGTCAATGCGGTGCTGGTGCTGATCAAGGTGGTCGCGCTGACCGCGTTCATCATCATCGCGGTGCCGGCGGCCCAGGACGCCAACTTCAAGCCGTTCTTCCCCACCGGCTGGGGCAGCCCGATGGGCGGCATCGGCGTGCTGGGCGCGGCGGCATCGATCTTCTTCGCCTACGTCGGCTTTGACGCGGTCTCCACCGCGGCCGAGGAAACCAAGAATCCGAACCGCAACATTCCGATCGGCCTGATCGGCTCGCTGCTGGTCTGCACCATCTTCTACATGCTGGTGGGCTACGGTGCGGTCGGCGCAATCGGTTCGCAGCCGATGCTGGATGCGAACGGCGTGGCCTTCCATCCGGGCACCCCGCAAATGGCCGCAGCCTGCGCAGGCTCCGATGCGCTGGTGTGCAGCAAGGAACCGCTGGCCCACGTGCTGAAGGTGATGGGCTTCGCCGGCTGGGGCAACGCGATCGGCCTGGCCGCCGCGCTGGCACTGCCGTCGGTGGTGCTGATGATGATCTACGGCCAGACCCGCATCTTCTTCACCATGTCGCGTGACGGCCTGCTGCCAGAAGCGCTGTCCAAGGTGCACCCGAAGTTCCGCACCCCGCACGTGGTCACCATGGTGACCGGCGTGTTCGTGGCGCTGTTCGCGGCGATGTTCCCGGTCGGCATCCTGGCCGACATCTCCAACTCCGGCACCCTGTTCGCCTTCATTGCGGTGTCGTTGGGCGTGCTGATCCTGCGCAAGCGCGACCCACAGCGCCATCGCCCGTTCCGCACCCCGATGGCCTGGGTGGTCTGCCCGCTGGCCATTGCCGGCTGCCTGCTGCTGTTCCTGAACCTGTCGCTCTACACCATCGCCATGTTCCTCGGCTGGGCAGTGATCGGCCTGATCGTGTACGCCCTCTACGGCTATCGCCACAGCGACCTGGCCCGCGGCATCACCGGTCCGGAAGGCGGCAACACGATGGAAGCCGAACCCAAGTTCCACGAGGGTCCGCAGGCCTGA
- a CDS encoding class II aldolase/adducin family protein codes for MVTTRYPFALRFNPDTTMHDHERAARQSLIDHCRAMNASGLSLNKSGNASIRWRDGLLITPTGRAYDRLQPEDIVYLEADGTCPPGQLIPSSEWRFHCDILHAFQDMNAVVHVHSTHATALACLGQGIPAFHYMVAVAGGDRIPCADYATFGTGELSANVLRALDGGLRACLMANHGQVTTGKTLSEAYALAEEVENLARQYLLARMLGHTRDLPPEEMARVLEKFSTYGQQR; via the coding sequence ATGGTCACCACCCGCTATCCTTTTGCGCTTCGCTTCAACCCGGACACCACCATGCACGACCACGAGCGCGCCGCCCGGCAATCCCTGATCGACCACTGCCGGGCGATGAACGCCAGCGGGCTGTCGCTGAACAAGTCCGGCAACGCCAGCATCCGCTGGCGCGACGGGCTGCTGATCACCCCGACCGGGCGTGCCTATGACCGCCTGCAGCCCGAGGACATCGTGTATCTCGAAGCCGACGGCACCTGCCCGCCCGGGCAGCTGATTCCGTCCAGCGAGTGGCGCTTCCACTGCGACATCCTGCACGCATTCCAGGACATGAACGCGGTGGTGCACGTGCACTCCACCCACGCCACCGCATTGGCTTGCCTGGGCCAGGGAATCCCGGCGTTCCACTACATGGTGGCGGTGGCCGGCGGCGATCGCATCCCCTGCGCCGATTACGCCACCTTCGGCACCGGCGAGCTGTCCGCCAACGTCCTGCGTGCGCTGGACGGCGGCCTGCGCGCCTGCCTGATGGCGAACCATGGCCAGGTCACCACCGGCAAGACCCTGTCCGAAGCCTACGCGCTGGCGGAAGAAGTGGAGAACCTGGCCCGCCAGTACCTGCTGGCACGCATGCTGGGCCATACCCGCGACCTGCCGCCCGAGGAGATGGCGCGGGTGCTGGAGAAGTTCAGCACCTATGGCCAGCAGCGATGA
- a CDS encoding DUF4105 domain-containing protein: MSPRRLWWRLLSAAALASITLPAAASRLQVEPRGLDAAQLQASHELVEEVEARLPPAWRAAIPADLQLRWRDDLPAQVHGRSVGLQVSLRRELLDGWMARSPREGAAGAATRVAQAALIHELAHVLDRGPAGGLSRDPRLLDLAGWQLRPLHFGLRSQRNPFTDRSPDRYELQDPGEFVAVNLEWFLLDPGYACRRPALARYFAARFDWQPPSAECARGLVFLQAGKDAATTGFEQIDPARVYAVDYLLAEGNGAPMSRWGHAMLRLVVCAPGRVPGPDCRLDLQHHRVLSFRAFVDDVQISSWRGLTGRYPSRLFLLPLDQVIDEYTQVELRGLRSIPLALQPGDIAGLLERAARLHWSYDGRYYFIDNNCAVETWRLLRDGVPRLAALPLRSITPTGLLRKLERNGVADSAVLDDRDAALRSGYYFESAQARYQQMFALARQQLALPQVGLEEWLALPAKRRSPWLGRGDLRVTAALLLLEEAAQRRAELRARDVAKRRLLAPGEGSTMHDQLRLLLADAGLLLRPGALQGGGYGLPQGERGALEAQAMRLSAAVGGEWARLRQQAQAALPQAQQRELQAIADNLSALGERLRRLNHEQGGLELR, translated from the coding sequence GTGAGCCCGCGCCGCCTCTGGTGGCGGCTGCTGTCGGCGGCAGCGCTGGCCAGCATCACGCTGCCGGCTGCCGCCTCCCGCTTGCAGGTGGAGCCGCGCGGGCTGGATGCGGCGCAGCTGCAGGCAAGCCACGAGTTAGTGGAGGAGGTCGAAGCGCGCCTGCCGCCAGCCTGGCGCGCCGCTATACCCGCCGACCTGCAACTGCGCTGGCGCGATGACCTGCCGGCGCAGGTGCATGGCCGCAGCGTGGGCCTGCAGGTCAGCCTGCGTCGCGAACTGCTCGATGGTTGGATGGCGCGTTCGCCACGGGAGGGCGCCGCAGGTGCGGCCACGCGTGTGGCGCAGGCCGCGCTGATCCACGAGCTGGCGCATGTGCTGGACCGCGGGCCGGCGGGTGGACTGTCGCGCGATCCGCGCCTGCTCGACCTTGCCGGCTGGCAGCTGCGGCCGCTGCACTTCGGCCTGCGTAGCCAGCGCAACCCGTTCACCGACCGCAGCCCGGACCGCTACGAGCTGCAGGATCCCGGCGAGTTCGTCGCGGTCAACCTGGAATGGTTCCTACTGGACCCCGGATACGCCTGTCGGCGTCCGGCACTGGCGCGTTATTTCGCAGCCCGCTTCGATTGGCAGCCACCGTCGGCGGAGTGCGCGCGGGGGCTGGTATTCCTGCAGGCCGGGAAGGACGCAGCAACCACCGGCTTCGAACAGATCGATCCGGCGCGCGTCTACGCCGTCGACTACCTGCTGGCCGAGGGCAACGGTGCGCCGATGAGCCGCTGGGGCCATGCCATGCTGCGTTTGGTGGTCTGCGCGCCCGGCCGCGTGCCGGGGCCGGACTGCAGGCTGGACCTGCAACACCACCGCGTGCTCAGCTTCCGCGCCTTCGTCGACGACGTGCAGATTTCCAGTTGGCGCGGATTGACCGGGCGCTATCCGTCGCGCCTGTTCCTGCTGCCGCTGGACCAGGTGATCGACGAATACACCCAGGTGGAGTTGCGCGGTCTGCGTTCGATCCCGCTGGCGCTGCAGCCTGGCGACATCGCCGGCCTGCTGGAGCGCGCCGCCCGGCTGCACTGGAGCTACGACGGCCGCTATTACTTCATCGACAACAACTGCGCGGTGGAAACCTGGCGGCTGCTGCGCGACGGCGTGCCGCGGCTGGCGGCGCTGCCGCTGCGCAGCATCACCCCGACCGGCCTGCTGCGGAAACTGGAGCGCAACGGGGTGGCCGATAGCGCGGTGCTGGACGACCGAGACGCGGCGCTGCGCAGCGGCTATTACTTCGAATCGGCGCAGGCGCGCTATCAGCAGATGTTCGCGCTGGCCCGTCAGCAGCTCGCCTTGCCGCAGGTGGGACTGGAAGAATGGCTGGCGCTGCCGGCGAAGCGCCGCAGCCCATGGCTGGGCCGGGGCGATCTGCGCGTGACGGCGGCGCTGCTGCTGCTGGAGGAGGCGGCGCAACGGCGGGCCGAATTGCGCGCGCGCGATGTGGCCAAGCGCCGGCTGCTGGCGCCGGGCGAGGGCAGCACGATGCACGACCAGCTGCGGCTGCTGCTGGCGGATGCCGGCTTGCTGCTGCGACCCGGTGCCTTGCAGGGTGGGGGTTACGGATTGCCGCAGGGGGAGCGTGGTGCGCTGGAGGCGCAGGCGATGCGGTTGTCGGCCGCGGTGGGCGGCGAGTGGGCGCGCCTGCGGCAGCAGGCGCAGGCGGCGCTGCCGCAGGCGCAGCAGCGCGAGTTGCAGGCGATTGCCGACAATCTGTCCGCGCTTGGCGAACGCCTGCGCCGGCTCAATCACGAACAGGGTGGGCTGGAGCTGCGCTGA
- a CDS encoding FAD-binding oxidoreductase: protein MSDARLESLRALLPELRLLVEPADLEHYGRDWTRRWTPAPMAVALPASVEDVQAIVRWANAEGVGIVPSGGRTGLSGGAVAANGELVLSLERMHKVLEFDAVDRTLTVQAGIPLQKVQETAREHGLQYPVDFASRGSCSIGGNIATNAGGIRVVRYGNTREWVAGVKLVTGSGELMTLGRGLVKDSSGYDLRHLAIASEGTLGIIVEATLKLTDPPPPSNVMLLALPSFEALMQVFAAFRARLQLQAFEFLTDVALKHVLAHGEPPPFEQAHPYYVVTEFASDEASEAEALAAFEQCLEQGLVSDGVISASDAQAAQLWRLREAITESLARYVPYKNDVSVRISAMPAFLAETQVLLGREYPQLEVVWFGHIGDGNLHINILKPDAMAQDAFVADCERVTKLLAQSLQAHDGSISAEHGIGLVKRPYLSCTRGAAEIAAMRGIKAVLDPNGIMNPGKLFDR, encoded by the coding sequence ATGTCCGACGCCCGCCTCGAATCCCTGCGTGCCCTGCTGCCCGAGTTGCGGCTGCTTGTCGAACCCGCCGACCTGGAACACTACGGCCGCGACTGGACCCGGCGCTGGACGCCCGCGCCGATGGCCGTTGCGCTGCCAGCCAGCGTGGAGGACGTGCAGGCCATCGTGCGCTGGGCCAATGCAGAAGGCGTGGGGATCGTGCCCTCGGGCGGCCGCACCGGCCTGTCCGGCGGCGCGGTGGCCGCCAACGGCGAACTGGTGCTCAGCCTGGAACGCATGCACAAGGTGCTGGAGTTCGATGCGGTGGATCGCACGCTGACCGTGCAGGCCGGCATCCCGCTGCAGAAGGTGCAGGAGACGGCGCGCGAACACGGCCTGCAGTATCCGGTGGATTTCGCATCGCGCGGCTCCTGCAGCATCGGCGGCAATATCGCCACCAATGCCGGCGGCATCCGGGTGGTGCGCTACGGCAATACCCGCGAGTGGGTGGCCGGTGTGAAGCTGGTGACCGGCAGCGGCGAGCTGATGACGCTGGGGCGCGGGCTGGTCAAGGATTCCAGCGGCTACGACCTGCGGCATCTGGCAATCGCCTCGGAAGGCACGCTGGGCATCATCGTCGAGGCCACGCTCAAGCTCACAGACCCGCCGCCGCCCAGCAACGTGATGCTGCTGGCGCTGCCATCATTCGAGGCGCTGATGCAGGTGTTCGCGGCGTTCCGTGCGCGGCTGCAGCTGCAGGCCTTCGAGTTCCTGACCGATGTCGCGTTGAAGCACGTGCTGGCCCACGGTGAGCCGCCGCCGTTCGAGCAGGCCCATCCGTACTACGTGGTCACCGAATTCGCCAGCGACGAGGCCAGCGAAGCCGAGGCGCTTGCTGCGTTCGAACAATGCCTGGAACAGGGCTTGGTCAGCGATGGCGTGATTTCCGCCAGCGACGCGCAGGCCGCGCAGCTGTGGCGGCTGCGCGAGGCCATCACCGAAAGCCTGGCGCGCTACGTGCCCTACAAGAACGACGTGTCGGTGCGGATCTCGGCGATGCCGGCCTTCCTTGCCGAAACACAGGTCCTGCTGGGGCGCGAATACCCGCAGCTGGAGGTGGTGTGGTTCGGCCATATCGGCGACGGCAACCTCCACATCAACATCCTCAAGCCTGACGCGATGGCGCAGGATGCGTTCGTGGCGGACTGCGAGCGCGTGACCAAGCTGCTGGCGCAGTCACTGCAGGCGCATGATGGAAGCATTTCCGCCGAGCACGGGATCGGGCTGGTGAAGCGGCCCTACCTGTCTTGCACCCGCGGCGCAGCCGAAATCGCCGCCATGCGCGGCATCAAGGCGGTACTCGACCCGAACGGAATCATGAATCCCGGCAAGCTGTTCGACCGCTGA
- the serA gene encoding phosphoglycerate dehydrogenase produces the protein MSLKKTSFPKQDIRVLLLEGVSQTAVDALRAAGYSQIEYHAKALPEDELKARIAEAHIVGLRSRTQLTAEVLAEAKRLIAIGCFCIGTNQVDLDAAELAGIPVFNAPYSNTRSVAELVLAQTVMLMRGIPQKSAECHRGGWSKAATGSHEVRGKTLGIVGYGHIGTQVGVLAEGLGMQVIFHDIETKLSLGNARAAAGLDDLLSRADVVTLHVPETPSTQWMIGAQQLARMKPGAHLINAARGTVVVIEALAAALESGHLGGAAVDVFPVEPKANGDVFESPLRGRDNVILTPHIGGSTLEAQDNIGVEVAAKLVRYSDNGSTLSAVNFPEVTLPEHEGSLRLLHIHRNVPGVLSRVNEIFSRHAVNIDGQFLRTDANVGYVVIDVSADEAQAAAIRDELSAIEGTLRTRVLY, from the coding sequence ATGTCCCTGAAGAAGACCTCCTTCCCGAAACAGGACATCCGCGTGCTGCTGCTGGAAGGCGTCAGCCAGACCGCGGTGGACGCGCTGCGCGCCGCCGGCTACAGCCAGATCGAATACCACGCCAAGGCGCTGCCCGAAGACGAGCTGAAGGCGCGGATTGCCGAGGCACACATCGTCGGGCTGCGCTCGCGCACCCAGCTCACCGCCGAAGTGCTGGCCGAGGCCAAGCGCCTGATCGCCATCGGCTGCTTCTGCATCGGCACCAACCAGGTGGACCTGGACGCCGCCGAGCTGGCCGGCATCCCGGTGTTCAACGCGCCCTATTCCAATACCCGCAGCGTGGCCGAACTGGTGCTGGCGCAGACGGTGATGCTGATGCGCGGCATCCCGCAGAAGAGCGCCGAGTGCCACCGCGGCGGCTGGTCGAAGGCGGCCACCGGCAGCCACGAAGTGCGCGGCAAGACGCTCGGCATCGTCGGCTATGGCCACATCGGCACCCAGGTGGGCGTGCTGGCCGAGGGGCTGGGCATGCAGGTGATCTTCCACGACATCGAAACCAAGCTGTCGCTGGGCAACGCCCGCGCCGCGGCCGGGCTGGACGACCTGCTGTCGCGCGCCGACGTGGTCACCCTGCACGTGCCGGAAACCCCGTCCACCCAGTGGATGATCGGCGCGCAGCAGCTGGCCAGGATGAAGCCCGGCGCCCACCTCATCAACGCCGCGCGCGGCACCGTGGTGGTGATCGAAGCGCTGGCCGCGGCGCTGGAATCCGGTCATCTCGGCGGCGCCGCGGTAGACGTGTTCCCAGTCGAGCCCAAGGCCAACGGCGATGTCTTCGAATCGCCGCTGCGCGGCCGCGACAACGTGATCCTGACCCCGCACATCGGCGGCAGCACGCTGGAAGCGCAGGACAACATCGGCGTGGAGGTGGCGGCCAAGCTGGTGCGCTACAGCGACAACGGCAGCACCCTGTCGGCGGTCAACTTCCCCGAGGTGACGCTGCCCGAGCACGAGGGCAGCCTGCGCCTGCTGCACATCCACCGCAACGTGCCTGGCGTGCTGTCGCGGGTCAACGAGATCTTCAGCCGCCACGCGGTCAACATCGACGGCCAGTTCCTGCGCACCGACGCGAACGTTGGCTACGTGGTGATCGACGTCAGCGCCGACGAAGCGCAGGCGGCGGCCATCCGCGACGAACTGTCGGCCATCGAAGGCACCCTGCGGACGCGCGTGCTGTACTGA
- a CDS encoding high-potential iron-sulfur protein produces the protein MNQHDSGRRRFIGYAALLALAPLAAKDVLAQAKAPAGALPKLPLDNAQAKALNYVESTKGLAHKTFKAGSDCSNCMFFKGAAGQAYGPCTLFPQNSVAAKGWCSAWAKKV, from the coding sequence ATGAACCAACATGATTCCGGCCGCCGTCGTTTCATCGGTTATGCGGCGCTGCTGGCGCTGGCGCCGCTGGCCGCAAAGGATGTCCTCGCGCAGGCGAAGGCGCCTGCGGGCGCGCTTCCGAAGCTGCCGCTAGATAATGCCCAGGCCAAGGCGCTGAACTACGTGGAAAGCACGAAGGGGCTGGCACACAAGACCTTCAAGGCGGGCAGCGATTGCAGCAACTGCATGTTCTTCAAGGGCGCGGCGGGGCAGGCCTACGGCCCGTGCACGCTGTTCCCGCAGAACAGCGTGGCGGCCAAGGGCTGGTGCAGCGCCTGGGCCAAGAAGGTCTGA
- a CDS encoding cytochrome D1 domain-containing protein, with protein sequence MNKKVAMTALGLAMFGGMSAYAIAQITNERPPKTKMEAGEAAYLANCAACHQPTGMGLAGAFPPLAGSDYLKGLDRDKLIDSVLQGISGKITVNGVDYDNVMPPMAHLSDEDIANALTYITSSWGNTPAFEIDEDHVKAHRKATGGAAAAAPAQAQQTAQSHATSTAAETKYEGAPLAVAAELAIANDPKGGPALTDEERKHSTQIFFERCAGCHGVLRKGATGKPLTPDITRAKGTEYLKALINFGSPAGMPNWGTSGDLSPKEIDAMARFLQHEPPAPPEWGMKEMRDSYVEFVPADKRPTKKMNSYNIENIFAVTLRDSGEVALIDGDTKKIINVVKTGYAVHISRTSHSGRYLYTIGRDARLDLIDLWLPKPDKVAEIKVGLEARSVETSKFKGFEDKYAIAGTYWPPQFVIMDGETLKPLKIVSTRGMTVDTQEYHPEPRVAAIVASHEHPEFIVNVKETGKIMLVNYEDIENLKTTTINAARFLHDGGWDSTKRYFLTAANQSDKIAVVDSRDQKLAALIDVDKIPHPGRGANFMHPKCGPVWATSALGNEKITLIATDPVNHKDYAWKVCEVLKGQGGGSLFVKTHPKSRNLWVDTTLNPDPKISQSIAVFDTTDLAKGYQVLPIAEWANLGEGPKRVVQPEYNAKGDEVWFSVWNGKNQRSAIVVVDDRTRKLKAVLDDKRLVTPTGKFNVYNTVRDVY encoded by the coding sequence ATGAACAAGAAAGTCGCAATGACCGCATTGGGGCTGGCGATGTTCGGCGGCATGTCCGCCTACGCCATCGCGCAGATCACCAACGAGCGCCCGCCCAAGACGAAGATGGAGGCCGGGGAGGCCGCCTACCTCGCCAATTGCGCAGCCTGCCACCAACCCACCGGCATGGGGCTGGCCGGGGCTTTCCCGCCGCTTGCAGGCTCCGACTACCTGAAGGGCCTGGACCGCGACAAGCTCATTGATTCGGTATTGCAGGGCATCAGCGGCAAGATCACCGTCAACGGGGTGGACTACGACAACGTGATGCCGCCAATGGCCCACCTGTCCGACGAGGACATCGCCAACGCGCTGACCTATATCACCAGCAGTTGGGGCAATACGCCGGCGTTCGAGATCGACGAAGACCACGTCAAGGCGCATCGCAAGGCGACCGGCGGCGCAGCGGCGGCTGCACCCGCGCAGGCGCAGCAGACGGCGCAGTCGCACGCCACCTCCACCGCGGCGGAAACCAAATACGAGGGCGCGCCGCTTGCGGTGGCGGCCGAGCTCGCGATCGCCAACGATCCCAAGGGTGGCCCGGCGCTGACCGACGAAGAGCGCAAGCATTCCACCCAGATCTTCTTCGAGCGCTGCGCCGGTTGCCACGGCGTGCTGCGCAAGGGCGCCACCGGCAAGCCGCTGACCCCCGACATCACCCGCGCCAAGGGCACCGAGTACCTGAAGGCGCTGATCAACTTCGGCTCGCCGGCCGGCATGCCCAACTGGGGCACCTCGGGCGACCTCAGCCCGAAGGAAATCGACGCGATGGCGCGCTTCCTCCAGCATGAACCGCCGGCGCCGCCGGAATGGGGCATGAAGGAAATGCGCGACAGCTACGTCGAATTCGTCCCCGCCGACAAGCGGCCGACGAAGAAAATGAACAGCTACAACATCGAGAACATCTTCGCGGTGACGCTGCGCGATTCCGGCGAGGTGGCACTGATCGACGGCGACACCAAGAAGATCATCAACGTGGTCAAGACCGGCTATGCGGTGCATATCTCGCGCACCTCGCACTCCGGCCGCTACCTCTACACGATCGGCCGCGATGCGCGCCTCGACCTGATCGACCTGTGGCTGCCCAAGCCCGACAAGGTGGCCGAGATCAAGGTCGGCCTGGAAGCACGCTCGGTCGAGACTTCCAAATTCAAGGGCTTCGAGGACAAATACGCGATCGCCGGCACCTACTGGCCGCCGCAGTTCGTGATCATGGACGGCGAGACGCTCAAGCCGCTCAAGATCGTCTCCACCCGCGGCATGACCGTGGACACGCAGGAATACCACCCCGAGCCTCGCGTGGCCGCCATCGTGGCCTCGCACGAGCACCCGGAGTTCATCGTCAACGTCAAGGAAACCGGCAAGATCATGCTGGTGAACTACGAGGACATCGAGAACCTCAAGACCACCACGATCAATGCCGCACGCTTCCTGCACGATGGCGGCTGGGATTCGACCAAGCGCTATTTCCTGACCGCGGCCAACCAGAGCGACAAGATCGCGGTGGTGGACTCGCGCGACCAGAAGCTGGCCGCGCTGATCGATGTCGACAAGATCCCGCACCCGGGCCGCGGCGCCAACTTCATGCATCCCAAGTGCGGGCCGGTGTGGGCGACCTCGGCGCTGGGCAACGAGAAGATCACCCTGATCGCCACCGATCCGGTCAACCACAAGGACTATGCCTGGAAGGTCTGCGAAGTGCTGAAGGGCCAGGGCGGCGGCTCGCTGTTCGTGAAGACCCACCCGAAGTCACGGAACCTGTGGGTCGACACCACCCTCAACCCCGACCCGAAGATCAGCCAGTCGATCGCGGTGTTCGACACCACCGACCTCGCCAAGGGGTACCAGGTGCTGCCGATCGCGGAATGGGCGAACCTGGGGGAAGGCCCCAAGCGCGTGGTGCAGCCGGAATACAACGCCAAGGGCGACGAGGTCTGGTTCTCGGTGTGGAACGGCAAGAACCAGCGCTCGGCGATCGTGGTGGTGGACGACAGGACCCGCAAGCTCAAGGCCGTTCTGGACGACAAGCGCCTGGTCACCCCGACCGGCAAATTCAACGTCTACAACACGGTGCGTGACGTCTACTGA